Proteins from a genomic interval of Xiphias gladius isolate SHS-SW01 ecotype Sanya breed wild chromosome 23, ASM1685928v1, whole genome shotgun sequence:
- the lman2 gene encoding vesicular integral-membrane protein VIP36 isoform X2, which yields MRVSVRGSLSKMWSFRDFLSTTLVFLILGVCLVCCDITDGNAEHLKREHSLMKPYQGVGSSPSSQWDFWGSTLVTGSYVRLTPDERSKQGSIWNTVPCYLKDWEMHVQFKVHGSGKKNLHGDGIAIWYTKDRLHPGPVFSNNALFYGLAVFIDTYSNDDATDRSFPYISAMVNNGSVSYDHGKDGRSSELGGCSAEIRNREHDTYLAIRYSKGRLTVMVDVDDKNEWKECIDIGGVRLPTGYFFGASAATGDLSDNHDIISMKLYQLMVEHTPEEENLDWTKIEPSVSLLKSPKDNIDDPTGNFRSTPLTGWKVFLLLLCALLGIVVCAVVGAVVFQKRQERNKRFY from the exons ATGAGAGTTTCTGTACGAGGGAGTTTGAGCAAAATGTGGAGTTTTAGAGATTTCCTCAGCACAACACTGGTCTTTCTGATACTCGGAGTGTGTCTAGTGTGTTGTGATATAACGGACGGAAACGCGGAACATCTGAAGAGAGAGCACTCGTTGATGAAACCGTACCAAG GGGTTGGAAGCAGCCCTAGCAGCCAGTGGGACTTCTGGGGAAGCACGCTGGTCACGGGCTCATATGTCCGTCTCACTCCAGATGAGAGAAGCAAGCAGGGGTCCATCTGGAATACTGTG CCTTGTTACCTGAAGGACTGGGAGATGCATGTGCAGTTCAAAGTTCATGGGTCAGGAAAAAAGAATCTCCATGGCGACGGCATCGCTATCTGGTACACAAAGGACAGACTGCATCCAG GGCCTGTGTTTTCCAACAATGCTCTCTTCTACGGGCTGGCCGTTTTTATAGATACTTACTCTAACGATGATGCAACGGAT CGTTCCTTCCCTTACATTTCGGCCATGGTGAACAACGGCTCCGTGAGTTACGACCACGGCAAAGACGGACGATCGTCGGAGCTGGGAGGCTGCTCGGCAGAGATCAGGAACAGGGAGCACGACACGTACCTCGCCATCCGCTACTCCAAAGGAAGACTCACT GTGATGGTTGACGTCGATGACAAGAATGAGTGGAAGGAGTGCATCGACATCGGAGGCGTCCGTCTTCCCACAGGGTATTTCTTTGGAGCCTCAGCAGCTACAGGAGATCTGTCAG ATAACCATGATATCATCTCCATGAAGCTCTACCAGCTGATGGTAGAACACACCCCTGAGGAGGAGAACCTGGACTGGACCAAGATTGAGCCCAGTGTCAGCCTCCTCAAGTCCCCTAAAG ACAACATTGACGATCCTACTGGAAACTTCCGCAGCACGCCCCTCACGGGCTGGAAGGTCTTCCTGCTTCTGCTGTGTGCTCTGCTGGGAATTGTAGTGTGCGCCGTggtgggagctgtagttttccagaagagacaggagaggaacaAGAGGTTTTActga
- the lman2 gene encoding vesicular integral-membrane protein VIP36 isoform X1, which translates to MRVSVRGSLSKMWSFRDFLSTTLVFLILGVCLVCCDITDGNAEHLKREHSLMKPYQGVGSSPSSQWDFWGSTLVTGSYVRLTPDERSKQGSIWNTVPCYLKDWEMHVQFKVHGSGKKNLHGDGIAIWYTKDRLHPGPVFGNQDQSLGLAIFLDTFRNDLHGMDRSFPYISAMVNNGSVSYDHGKDGRSSELGGCSAEIRNREHDTYLAIRYSKGRLTVMVDVDDKNEWKECIDIGGVRLPTGYFFGASAATGDLSDNHDIISMKLYQLMVEHTPEEENLDWTKIEPSVSLLKSPKDNIDDPTGNFRSTPLTGWKVFLLLLCALLGIVVCAVVGAVVFQKRQERNKRFY; encoded by the exons ATGAGAGTTTCTGTACGAGGGAGTTTGAGCAAAATGTGGAGTTTTAGAGATTTCCTCAGCACAACACTGGTCTTTCTGATACTCGGAGTGTGTCTAGTGTGTTGTGATATAACGGACGGAAACGCGGAACATCTGAAGAGAGAGCACTCGTTGATGAAACCGTACCAAG GGGTTGGAAGCAGCCCTAGCAGCCAGTGGGACTTCTGGGGAAGCACGCTGGTCACGGGCTCATATGTCCGTCTCACTCCAGATGAGAGAAGCAAGCAGGGGTCCATCTGGAATACTGTG CCTTGTTACCTGAAGGACTGGGAGATGCATGTGCAGTTCAAAGTTCATGGGTCAGGAAAAAAGAATCTCCATGGCGACGGCATCGCTATCTGGTACACAAAGGACAGACTGCATCCAG GCCCTGTGTTTGGAAACCAAGATCAGTCTCTTGGCCTGGCTATTTTTTTGGATACCTTCCGCAATGACCTCCATGGGATGGAT CGTTCCTTCCCTTACATTTCGGCCATGGTGAACAACGGCTCCGTGAGTTACGACCACGGCAAAGACGGACGATCGTCGGAGCTGGGAGGCTGCTCGGCAGAGATCAGGAACAGGGAGCACGACACGTACCTCGCCATCCGCTACTCCAAAGGAAGACTCACT GTGATGGTTGACGTCGATGACAAGAATGAGTGGAAGGAGTGCATCGACATCGGAGGCGTCCGTCTTCCCACAGGGTATTTCTTTGGAGCCTCAGCAGCTACAGGAGATCTGTCAG ATAACCATGATATCATCTCCATGAAGCTCTACCAGCTGATGGTAGAACACACCCCTGAGGAGGAGAACCTGGACTGGACCAAGATTGAGCCCAGTGTCAGCCTCCTCAAGTCCCCTAAAG ACAACATTGACGATCCTACTGGAAACTTCCGCAGCACGCCCCTCACGGGCTGGAAGGTCTTCCTGCTTCTGCTGTGTGCTCTGCTGGGAATTGTAGTGTGCGCCGTggtgggagctgtagttttccagaagagacaggagaggaacaAGAGGTTTTActga